ACGTTGAGACGGTCCACCGGCTGGCGGCACTTCACCAGTTTCCGGTCGTCGAAACCGAACGAAGCGGTCACGCAGTCGACCTCGCAAAACAGGCGGCCGCCGAGGGTGTCGACATGCTTGCGGTCTGCGGCGGCGATGGAACGGTCCACGAAGTGATTCAGGGGCTGTTCGCAGTCGACGCCCTCGATACAGTGACGCTCTGTGTGGTTCCCGCCGGGACCGAGAACATCATCGCCGAGGACCTCGGAATCGACGGCCTCGGCGAGGGGTTCGAGGTGGCCACCGGCGGCGAGCGGAGACGGCTTGATCTGGGAGTGGCGAACGACGAACCGTTCGTCATGTCGGCCGTTGCGGGGCTGCCAGCCGAGGTAAGCGATGCGACGACGGGAGGACTGAAACAGCGGTTCGGATCGGCCGCGTTCCTGATCGGCGGGCTGAAAGCGGGACAGACGTTCGACGGCCTCGATGTGACAGTCGACGCACGCGGGGGTGGCGACGAGGTGGTATGGACGGACGAAGCACTCGCGGTGGTTGTCGGGAACTTGCGTCGGTTCGGGACCGCAGGCGGGCACGCCAACGCCGAAGATGGACTGCTCGATGTCGAGATCATCGAACAGATGCCCGGCACGGCCCTGCGGGACGCCATCGAAGGTCGACTCCTCGGGCGAGAGTGCTCACATATCCGGACCTTCGAGACGACCCGGCTCGGTATCGACTCGCTCGTCTCGGAGCCGATCCGGTTCAGTCTCGATGGAGAGATACGAACGTTCGAGACGGTGCAGTTCGGAATCGTCCCACAGGCGCTCACGGTTCGAGTGGGGTCTGCATACACACCAGTCCCCTGAGAGCCGTCGTTCAATTTGAGGGACAGTAGAGTGATACTGTCTGTGCGTGTTCGACAGCGACGGCCACCGCACTTTAGCGTCGACCACTGGTAGGTTGGGTATGGACAGATCCGCCGAACAGCAGCGACCAGCAGCGAAGCGTGGGTCATTCTCACGGCGCGGATTCATTGCTGGCAGTGCGGGCATAGCAGCGACAGCGGTCGTCCCGAGTATCGCTTCCGCACAGAACGACAGCGACGGCGATGATATCGAGCCAGTGTTCACCGACGTCGCCATCTCCACGACGGTCCCGACGCTCTCCGGTGACGATTACACCGGCCTGTTCATGCAGGTCGTCAACGTGGAGGCCACCGAGGGGATCGATGTCGGCGTCGAGTCGTGTGACATCTTAGCGTCCGACGCGGAGATCATGGCCTACGAAACGCGCCTTATCGACCGGATCGAAGAAGACAGGCAGTCGACGTCGGCAATCATCTACGCCGAGGAGGGCAACGAGGAGATCCACGAGGGGAAACTGTTCGTGGTCGATTCACAACGGCCCTGTCCGGAGAGCTTCATGGCGCTCCGATTAGAACGGGTTGGGGCCGTACAGATCGGCCCGGAGGATGGGGAAACGGGGTCGACAACCCCCGGGTTCGGCGTGGGAGCCGCTGTCGTCGGCCTCGGCTCGGCCTCAGTTCTCGCACTGCGTCGACGGCTCCAAGCCGAATAGCTGTATCCGACAACTAACGGGCCACGACGCTTTTTCAGCTACTACCTCCCCATTCCGTATGAGCACGTCCAGTGACCGTACCGTCGGGTGGGCGATCTGGCTCCTGCTTGGGCTCGTTATTGGGGGACTGATAACATTTGCACTGTACAAACAGATCGGCGTCTTTCTGTTTGCGCTCTTTTTGTATTATGCCACACGCCCACTGTATCGTCGACTGGATGAGCATATCGATTCTCAAGGTCTCGCCGCGACACTAACGATCCTCGCCATCGTTGTGCCCCTGCTTGTCGTCATCGGTTATGGACTGTTTCAGGCACTCGCGGAGTTGGACCAGTTTCTCGCACGCCATTCGCTCACGCAGTACCGGGCGTATTTCGAGCCCTACATCTCGCTTGCACGCGAGGGCCGGCTCCAGCGGCTCGGAGAGCTACTGCTCAGCAATCCGAATCAGCCACTGCCGGGGGATATTCGGCAACTGGCCGGACGCGCCTTTGGCGGTGTCACCGGTGTCCTTGGGCTGGTGTTTACGCTCGTCGGCTACCTCGTGTTGATGTTCATCTTCCTCTATTATTTCCTGCGAGACGATCAAAAGCTCGCTGGCTGGTTTTTCAGCAACGTCGACGATCAACGAGTCAAGAAATTCCTGAACGATGTCGACAACGATCTCCAGACGGTGTTTTTCGGGAACCTCGCGATTATCGCGGTCACCGCAATCATTGCAGCGGTCACCTATGTCGCGCTCAATTTCATTGCGCCGGGTGGCAATATCGTTCTCATTCCGGTACTGCTCAGTCTGCTGATCGGGATCGCCACTCTGATTCCGGTTGTCGGAATGAAAATCGTCTACCTTCCCTATGCGCTGTATCTCGGTGGTCTCGCTCTCCTCGGCCAAGCACCGCTGTGGCATCCGGTCGTCTACCTGCTCGTCACAATGGTTGTTGTCGACTTCATTCCCGATTTCTTCATTCGGTCGTATCTGTCCTCGCTCAGTGGCATCCATGTCGGGCTGATCCTCCTCTCGTACCTCCTTGGCACACTGGTCTTCGGCTGGTACGGGCTGTTGCTCGGCCCGGTCATCCTCGTGTTTGCGGTCCACTATGCCCACCAGATCTTCCCCCACTTTGCCGACCGAGTCACGTTCAACTGAGCCAGTTCCACATTGAGATCACCCACCCCTGAGAGATCGAGTGCCCGATGGCTGTGGCTTACTCCGGTATTCGGGATCTACTATTTGCGTGTCAGTCAAACCACAACTCTATGCCTGTTGGGCCAACACCGCCCGAAATATTTCAGCGTGCAGTCGAAGAGGGCCAGCGACGGCTCGACCAGTCGACGCTCGAACTCGTCTCGACGAGTTTTATCGCGGGGTTTACCATCGTCTTCGGGATGGCAGCCCTCGGGGCGGTCGAGGCGCTCGTCGAACCGCAGTTCGGCGACGCGGCGACGGTCGCTGGCGCGCTCACCTTCGGCATCGGCGTCGTCTTCCTCGTCGTCGGCCGCGCCGAACTGTTCAACGAGAACTTCTTCGACCCGGTTGCGACGGCGGTCGATCACGACGATGCATGGCTCGTTGGGTCGCTCGTCCGGCTCTGGACGCTGACACTCGTGTTCAACTTCGTCGGCGGCGGGCTGTTCTCGTTCGTCGTCGCCGTCGACGGAGCCCTCCCGGCAGGGTCGGGACACGCGTTGCGAACAGTCGCCGCGCGGATCGCCGGCCGGACACCGCTGACCGTCTTCGCCAGCGCCATCATCGGCGGCGCGCTCGTCAGCCTGCTGTCGTTCATGTTGGAGGCCGTCGACAGCGTCGGCAGCCAGATCACGCTGGCCTACAGCGTCGGCTTCCTACTGGCTCTCGGGCCGTTTGATCACGTCGTCGTCACGGGTCTCCACGTCTTTCTGGGGCTGCTGTTCGGAGCACAGATCGAGTTGGGACAGCTGGCTGTCGTGCTCGGTGTCGGCACGGCTGGGAACGTCGTCGGCGGGGTCGGCCTAGTGACGCTCAGCCACGTCGCCCAAGTGTGGGGCTCCGAAGTCGACTGAGCAGCGTCGGGCGTCCAACTCACCGAGACTGCCGCCCTCGGACTCCGCTTCCAGATTCGGGAGGACTGCGACCGGAAGGATCCCGGGAGACGAAAGCCCGACGACCGCGATGACGATGGCTCCGGGGACGCTCTCGATGGCCGCGTTGGCGACCGTCGACCCCGCCTCGCCGTACACCGAGATATGGACCAGCCAGCTGACCAGCAGCCCGAGCAACAGTAGGAAAATCAAAAGATTCTCAATGAGCTACTGCTAGCGGTACACCATGGATTCAACACTACTCGATATACTGCCGGAGTTTCTCGAACTGGCATTTTTTGCGGTCGGAAGCCTGTCTCTGTCGATTGGTGGTGCCTTACTTGAACGGTCTGCACTCCTCACGGTACAGGGGGGAGAGTCCGCCCTTGGTGGCTGGGTTGCACTGATCGGGTTGTTGGCGTTCTACTTTGCCTATCTGATGGCCACCGAGAAGTTCATCCCAAAACTCACAGCACTCAGATAACTTCGCGACGTTCGTTTGCAGTACAGGCTGCACTCTTCGGATCCGTTACAATTTGCCAGTGACACTGTGTCGACGCGCCACAGGTTCAGTTCTGGAGTGATTCCGGGGCACAGTTCTGGAGTAATTCAGGGCCTCAGTCCTGAATCGATTCCGTATCGATTGGATCCTCGATACTCCCCATCACCGACTCCAAGAGATCAGTAACCGTAACCAGTCCGCAGACCTCGCCGTCCTCAATCACAAGCGCGAGTTCCTGCTGTTCGGTTTGGAACTGATCGATGGCGTCGCTCACGTCGACATCCGGCGAGAGCGTCATCGGCGGCGCGGCGATCTCGGTGAAGTCGATGGTCCCGTCGGCGAACGCTTCACGATGTCTGGTTACGATTGGCACATAGACGACGCCGTGGAACTCCGAGAGCGTCTCGCCGATCAAGGGATATCTGGTGTGTGGATGGGCTTCCATTCGGTCAATGTTCTCAGCGGGGTCGACAGCCGTCGAGAGCGCCACGATCTCCTCGGCGGGAATCATCACCTCGCGGACCGGCTGCTCGCCGATCCGCAGTGCGTTCATCACCTCCTCGTGTCGCTCCTCGGAAAGCCCACCCTCGTCGAGCAGCGAGTCGAGACGGTTTCGGAGGTCGGCCCGCGATTCGATAACATCCGTTTCGGTTTCAAGCCACGCGCCAGTCATTTCGACGCCGAACAACTTCAGCGTCCATTTGGCAATGCCGTCGCCGAGTGTGATGATCGGCGAGATCAGGCGATGAAACCAGTATAACGGCGTCGCACCGTAGCGACACACCGTCCGGGAGCGCTCAACGCCGAGGTAGGTCGGCGTCTGCTCGCCGTGGGTGAGGTGGACGAGGTTGATCAGCAGGAAGGCGAGCACGGCCCCACCACCGACCGAAGCAAGCCGCGTGTCGGCAAACAGCGGTTCAAACAGCGCCGCCAGTGCGGGTTCGGCGACGATACCGACGGCGATGCTTGAGGCCGTGATCCCGACCTGACAGGTTGTGAGATACAGTTCGAGGTTCTGTGTCATCTCCCACGCCCGCTGGAGTGCAGTGTGTCCCCCAGCGACGAACTCCTGTTCGGTGAACTGTCGGGCTCG
This sequence is a window from Halohasta litchfieldiae. Protein-coding genes within it:
- a CDS encoding formate/nitrite transporter family protein; protein product: MPVGPTPPEIFQRAVEEGQRRLDQSTLELVSTSFIAGFTIVFGMAALGAVEALVEPQFGDAATVAGALTFGIGVVFLVVGRAELFNENFFDPVATAVDHDDAWLVGSLVRLWTLTLVFNFVGGGLFSFVVAVDGALPAGSGHALRTVAARIAGRTPLTVFASAIIGGALVSLLSFMLEAVDSVGSQITLAYSVGFLLALGPFDHVVVTGLHVFLGLLFGAQIELGQLAVVLGVGTAGNVVGGVGLVTLSHVAQVWGSEVD
- a CDS encoding diacylglycerol/lipid kinase family protein, translated to MGEPRSGRPADRRLIVNPVSGEADHVETVHRLAALHQFPVVETERSGHAVDLAKQAAAEGVDMLAVCGGDGTVHEVIQGLFAVDALDTVTLCVVPAGTENIIAEDLGIDGLGEGFEVATGGERRRLDLGVANDEPFVMSAVAGLPAEVSDATTGGLKQRFGSAAFLIGGLKAGQTFDGLDVTVDARGGGDEVVWTDEALAVVVGNLRRFGTAGGHANAEDGLLDVEIIEQMPGTALRDAIEGRLLGRECSHIRTFETTRLGIDSLVSEPIRFSLDGEIRTFETVQFGIVPQALTVRVGSAYTPVP
- a CDS encoding hemolysin family protein — protein: MITTEISLRLVAGVGLILANGFFVAIEFALTRARQFTEQEFVAGGHTALQRAWEMTQNLELYLTTCQVGITASSIAVGIVAEPALAALFEPLFADTRLASVGGGAVLAFLLINLVHLTHGEQTPTYLGVERSRTVCRYGATPLYWFHRLISPIITLGDGIAKWTLKLFGVEMTGAWLETETDVIESRADLRNRLDSLLDEGGLSEERHEEVMNALRIGEQPVREVMIPAEEIVALSTAVDPAENIDRMEAHPHTRYPLIGETLSEFHGVVYVPIVTRHREAFADGTIDFTEIAAPPMTLSPDVDVSDAIDQFQTEQQELALVIEDGEVCGLVTVTDLLESVMGSIEDPIDTESIQD
- a CDS encoding AI-2E family transporter, whose protein sequence is MSTSSDRTVGWAIWLLLGLVIGGLITFALYKQIGVFLFALFLYYATRPLYRRLDEHIDSQGLAATLTILAIVVPLLVVIGYGLFQALAELDQFLARHSLTQYRAYFEPYISLAREGRLQRLGELLLSNPNQPLPGDIRQLAGRAFGGVTGVLGLVFTLVGYLVLMFIFLYYFLRDDQKLAGWFFSNVDDQRVKKFLNDVDNDLQTVFFGNLAIIAVTAIIAAVTYVALNFIAPGGNIVLIPVLLSLLIGIATLIPVVGMKIVYLPYALYLGGLALLGQAPLWHPVVYLLVTMVVVDFIPDFFIRSYLSSLSGIHVGLILLSYLLGTLVFGWYGLLLGPVILVFAVHYAHQIFPHFADRVTFN
- a CDS encoding PGF-CTERM sorting domain-containing protein; amino-acid sequence: MDRSAEQQRPAAKRGSFSRRGFIAGSAGIAATAVVPSIASAQNDSDGDDIEPVFTDVAISTTVPTLSGDDYTGLFMQVVNVEATEGIDVGVESCDILASDAEIMAYETRLIDRIEEDRQSTSAIIYAEEGNEEIHEGKLFVVDSQRPCPESFMALRLERVGAVQIGPEDGETGSTTPGFGVGAAVVGLGSASVLALRRRLQAE